The following are encoded in a window of Rhizobium sp. WYJ-E13 genomic DNA:
- a CDS encoding DUF2852 domain-containing protein has protein sequence MNQSALLRPDWTPATVALMILGFMVFWPLGLAMLAYIIFGERLRGFKRDVNQATDGFFAGCRRSHGRHRPHFSTGNVAFDDWRKAELDRIEEERRKLDEMREEFDSYLRELRRAKDQEEFDRFMRERKNGRRDDNGPVAEYQTP, from the coding sequence GGACTCCGGCTACCGTTGCCTTGATGATCCTTGGCTTCATGGTTTTCTGGCCTTTGGGGCTGGCCATGCTTGCCTATATCATCTTCGGCGAGCGCCTGCGCGGCTTCAAGCGTGACGTGAACCAGGCGACCGATGGCTTCTTTGCAGGCTGCCGCCGTTCGCATGGCCGTCACCGCCCGCATTTCTCGACGGGCAACGTCGCCTTCGACGATTGGCGCAAGGCCGAGCTCGATCGTATAGAGGAGGAGCGCCGCAAGCTCGATGAAATGCGTGAGGAATTCGATTCCTACCTGCGCGAGCTCCGCCGCGCCAAGGATCAGGAAGAATTCGATCGCTTCATGCGCGAGCGCAAGAACGGCCGACGCGACGACAATGGCCCAGTCGCAGAGTACCAGACGCCGTAA